A segment of the Juglans regia cultivar Chandler chromosome 15, Walnut 2.0, whole genome shotgun sequence genome:
GGGTGGAATCTTTGAATCTTCAactattgtttttaaattattcaatGTTACGAATTTTACCATGCATACAGCTTGCATTTAAACACTTTGAAATTAATTCAAagtttgaatattatatatacgtgCTAAACATGACGTCTAAGCTGATATGAAttcaaaatactaaatattttaattagtaaattGATGAATAACTCAttaataagtttaattttttctcttcttcatatatataatgattaattatatatatatatatatatcaatgtttAAGAATTTTGCTGAataattttgtttcaaaataaGCCTAGCTACCCCTAGAGCTTAGTTAAGTACGTACTATATAGTGATATtggataatatataatacattttctCTCCGCATAATCGtttgttatataaaataaaattaaaagtataccaaaaacattttaaatggTTTTCTCACATGAGGTGTTAAGATGAGATATCTCAAACAAgtggatgaaaaaaaaagaaaagtcttGTCCACTTCAGGTACTGATCGCTGTCGCTGGGCCCATGTCTTAATTCCTTCACATGatgtctttattattattattattattattatgagtaCGCAGTTGGTCTGACTGTTAAGGCTCACTATTTCGAATTCCTTCGTATGTCAGTGTCACCATTAATGTTGTTTCGTTGCATGCAGTTTGTAACGTAATCAAATATGGAATTCGAATTGAAGGACTTAAACATTAACGGAGCTAACAAAAGCAAGGCCAggaatatatcaaattatatatatgtccgCCATTGAAGAACATAAATGATTAAGCAAGAAGTACCGCTAGCTTCAACTAAAGTGCAATGATCTCGATCATGATCTGCATGATAATTGAGAGATTCCTTGTCGACCTGACCTGTTCTTTCTCATGTGACGCGGCTTTCGATTTTGTTGCATGCATGGGAAAAgccatgcatacatgcataaacAAATCAAGAGGGGCCAGTCGTTAACATGTCCCACCCACTCGCATCCTTCATGATCATTACGAAGGACAAAGAGAAATGGACATGATTAAATAATACATGACAATGATGCATGGgcaaataatattagataaacgtgtttattttattgcttATCGATAGACCTCCGCGTTTGCATAATGGTCGAAATTCCTAAAGTACATGAACATAATAGGAATAAATATTACACTGACCACTCCTTGCTACATACACTCAACATCATGAACAAACCCTAACAGCACAAAATCAAACAATACATATATCAAAGCCGGAGCTCTTCGGCGTCCTTCTTCGTATATAAGCCTCTTCATGCAAGCCTTCCTTTATTTTGTCTTTCCCTGTAAGAAAATGTTGGTTTATGTCATTGGTCAATTTGCTTCATAAAACAATGATAAAACGTAcgtagagaaataatatttgacaacTTTAATTAAGCGTAATGCTGCCAGAAGACATGTTCATCTCGGTTAGAAAATTAGAACGGTATATACGTATTGGATTACAAATGCATCTTTTCTAAGGACTAGTTAGCTAGATAGTATGATCTATTGCTACAATGGAACTGCAATTAATCGAATGttatgaaaaattaagaaatgtgTGCATTAAGAAGCTTACCATGATGTTATCAGAGCTACTCTCTAGTAGTGGTGTGGAGGAGGGGGTGATGCATAGATGTATGGGTGTGTTGGTGGCTTGTGTacaggaggaggaggaggaggagactTGTACACATATGGTGGATGGTGGGGCTCCTTGGGAGGTGGTGGAGGGGGAGATTTGTACACGTAAGGTGGATGGTATGGCTTggtgggtggtggtggtggtggaggagactTATAAACGTAGGGTGGATGGTATGGCTTggtgggtggtggtggtggtggtggggacTTGTAAACGTAGGGTGGATGGTAGGGCTTTGTGGGAGGTGGTGGTGGGGGAGACTTGTACACGTAAGGTGGGTGGTAGGGCTTCTTTGGTGGGGGTGGAGGAGGAGACTTGTATACATATGGTGGATGGTAGGGCTTCTTtggtggaggtggtggaggagacTTGTATACGTAAGGTGGATGGTAGGGCTTCTTtggtggaggtggtggaggagacTTGTATACGTAAGGTGGATGGTAGGGCTTCTTTGGTGGGGGTGGTGGGGGAGACTTGTACACATATGGTGGATGGTAGGGCTTCTTGGGTGGGGGTGGAGGAGGTGACTTGTACACGTATGGTGGGTGGTAAGGCTTCttaggtggtggtggtgggggagACTTGTACACATAGGGTGGATGGTGGGGCTTCTTCGGTGGGGGTGGTGGAGGAGACTTTATACCGCGTCTGAGGTGGATGATAGCCAACTGCCAGCTGATGGAGAGGAGGAACTTAGCCTACGTAAGGTGGAGTATTAGGAGCTTCTTTAGTGAGTGAGTAGTGAGCAGGAGACTTGTACACATAGGGTGGATGGTGGGGCTTCTTCGGTGGGGGTGGTGGAGGAGACTTGTACACGTACGGTGGATGATGTGGCTTCTTTGGAGGCGGTGGAGGAGGAGACTTGTACACGTATGGTGGGTGGTAGGGCTTCTtaggtggtggtggaggaggagacTTGTACACGTATGGTGGGTGGTAGGGCTTCttaggtggtggtggtgggggagACTTGTACACATAGGGTGGATGGTGGGGCTTTTTGGGTGGGGGTGGTGGAGGAGACTTGTACACGTATGGTGGATGATGTGGCTTCTTTGgcggtggtggaggaggagacTTGTATACATAGGGTGGATGGTACGGCGTCTTggggggtggtggtggtggaggagactTGTACACATAAGGTGGATGGTATGGTTTCACCggcggaggaggaggaggagactTGTACACATAAGGTGGATGGTATGGTTTCaccggaggaggaggaggaggagactTGTACTCATAGTGCTCCtttggaggtggaggtggaggagatGAGTATGGGTAGTTTGCAGAGGTTTCAGACGGCAAGCTGAGAGAGACTAATGCAACAAAAAGAGTGAGAATGAGAGAGGTCGTCACTCGAGACCCCATTTTTCCCATCTTCACTGCGAAGGGGGTTTCAGTTCTGCTTCTAAGCATCTCATTCAGTCGCTTTATATAGCTTTTATCTTTACCAAACCAAGGGACAGTACTTTCTTATCTTTTGAAAATTACCtcataaatagtatttattaatctttATAGGAAAACAATAGATCAAAAGTCAAGTCTGTCTAATATTGCTACGGACTACGTTAATAGTACTACTAGAATGTCTatgattgatatataaatttattatcagTTGCGAAACCGTCAATTATCATCATCACTACTGTTTAATAATTTCGACCACCaacaacatttatatatttaagcaaACCGCCATAATTGTTTTGACAATTTTCCATAAGTGTTTAAAGGGTGGCTCTACAGCTAGCGTTAGGGTTCTCCCTAATGTATTTGatgtgttttattattattatttttttaattactaagtaaaaatattaaaaaaattttaacaggAGCTCTCAACGAGATGACcagcattttccatatttaaaac
Coding sequences within it:
- the LOC109011795 gene encoding extensin-2-like isoform X1, yielding MLRSRTETPFAVKMGKMGSRVTTSLILTLFVALVSLSLPSETSANYPYSSPPPPPPKEHYEYKSPPPPPPVKPYHPPYVYKSPPPPPPVKPYHPPYVYKSPPPPPPPKTPYHPPYVYKSPPPPPPKKPHHPPYVYKSPPPPPPKKPHHPPYVYKSPPPPPPKKPYHPPYVYKSPPPPPPKKPYHPPYVYKSPPPPPPKKPHHPPYVYKSPPPPPPKKPHHPPYVYKSPPPPPPKKPHHPPYVYKSPPPPPPKKPYHPPYVYKSPPPPPPKKPYHPPYVYKSPPPPPPKKPYHPPYVYKSPPPPPPKKPYHPPYVYKSPPPPPPKKPYHPPYVYKSPPPPPPKKPYHPPYVYKSPPPPPPTKPYHPPYVYKSPPPPPPPTKPYHPPYVYKSPPPPPPPTKPYHPPYVYKSPPPPPPKEPHHPPYVYKSPPPPPPVHKPPTHPYIYASPPPPHHY
- the LOC109011795 gene encoding extensin-2-like isoform X2, which gives rise to MLRSRTETPFAVKMGKMGSRVTTSLILTLFVALVSLSLPSETSANYPYSSPPPPPPKEHYEYKSPPPPPPVKPYHPPYVYKSPPPPPPVKPYHPPYVYKSPPPPPPPKTPYHPPYVYKSPPPPPPKKPHHPPYVYKSPPPPPPKKPHHPPYVYKSPPPPPPKKPYHPPYVYKSPPPPPPKKPYHPPYVYKSPPPPPPKKPHHPPYVYKSPPPPPPKKPHHPPYVYKSPPPPPPKKPYHPPYVYKSPPPPPPKKPYHPPYVYKSPPPPPPKKPYHPPYVYKSPPPPPPKKPYHPPYVYKSPPPPPPKKPYHPPYVYKSPPPPPPKKPYHPPYVYKSPPPPPPTKPYHPPYVYKSPPPPPPPTKPYHPPYVYKSPPPPPPPTKPYHPPYVYKSPPPPPPKEPHHPPYVYKSPPPPPPVHKPPTHPYIYASPPPPHHY